One region of Pan paniscus chromosome 5, NHGRI_mPanPan1-v2.0_pri, whole genome shotgun sequence genomic DNA includes:
- the LOC100994561 gene encoding HLA class II histocompatibility antigen, DP beta 1 chain-like, which translates to MMILQVSGGPWTVALTALLMVLCISVVQSRATPENSVYQERQECYAFNGTQRVVDGLIYNREEYVHFDSAVGEFLAVMELGRPIGEYFNSQKDFMERKRAEVDKVCRHKYELMEPLIRQRRGHKCQQLHRYFSV; encoded by the exons ATGATGATCCTGCAGGTTTCAGGGGGCCCCTGGACAGTGGCTCTGACAGCATTACTGATGGTGCTGTGCATATCTGTGGTCCAGAGCAGGGCCACTC CAGAGAATTCCGTCTACCAGGAACGGCAGGAATGCTATGCGTTCAATGGGACTCAGCGCGTTGTGGACGGGCTCATCTACAACCGGGAGGAATACGTGCATTTTGACAGCGCAGTGGGGGAGTTCCTAGCAGTGATGGAGCTGGGGCGGCCCATAGGCGAGTACTTCAATAGCCAGAAGGACTTTATGGAACGGAAGCGAGCCGAGGTGGACAAGGTGTGCAGACACAAGTACGAGCTGATGGAGCCACTCATCCGGCAGCGCCGAG GCCACaagtgccagcagctgcacagatacttCTCTGTTTAG